Proteins encoded by one window of Chondromyces crocatus:
- a CDS encoding FG-GAP repeat domain-containing protein → MVGRRVRWLLSLGMLTVLSVGSSQGCSCSGDEGPNGVPSGGAGGTGGDGDGGTLLPGTGGAPPTPVSCDEPCEQGNICSHGTCVPLLPCEGDDDCSNDTTCVPGEGCLPWDQGMPPYDEACINVIAAGIFAPKVKCEFTAAPAGDPFPGHLDVQATPIVVNFNVPSNAGPPSIAASFTVTVQSSFTEDQGVIRVLRGTDCSLEANLGGTDLDGDGVVDWVVSSASLAAGDLDGDGSAEIVAYGADGSTMAFTRKQGTWSLLWKAPHPAGAVWNPCTPNNHRCSRGWAGPAIHDLDDDGVPEVLREAAVFGADGTFLSASPPGYQSYSQGLLSVTANLDDDPAIETTNGARIWEWTKNGWVLEPYFPGASAAAPGHVAVADFGAYGGDGVPADAPELAVVRSSTVRVYARDGQLAMPQVAVPGQGGGGPPTISDFDGDGLVEVAVAGEEFYTIYDIDCGPSPRPNGVCSQAVCEFAPDGVCPAEGYIAWSRRTQDISSNVTGSSVFDFEADGVSEVVYGDECFTRVYNGQTGDVLFSQYRSSCTWYENPIIADVDGNFRADLVVPSNKACSPTSNGRPCVGLEANNVDPQFPGLRCQQSADCTSGVCDSGFCRCIATAQCCTANDDATCIAEGHFCAPPPAGTPGSGNTCRAAHPSGVAGIRVYSDANDKWVRSRTIWNQHAYAVTHVNEDGTIPRSSQWMANWKQPTLNNFRQNVPGTPNGTATGDVTAGASNTALCSGSGVDLRAPICNRGADSIGTGLSVGFYVNGTSVCATETSQALAPGECETVSCVWSSPPVTQGAAVDVAVIPNDNHAYAECKDDNNQGVVLGVFCTPPQ, encoded by the coding sequence ATGGTTGGGCGAAGGGTTCGATGGTTGCTGTCGCTCGGAATGCTGACGGTGCTCTCCGTGGGCTCGTCCCAGGGGTGCTCGTGCAGCGGTGACGAGGGACCGAACGGCGTCCCCTCGGGAGGCGCGGGCGGGACGGGCGGCGATGGCGACGGAGGGACGCTCTTGCCAGGGACCGGGGGCGCACCACCGACGCCCGTGAGCTGCGACGAGCCCTGCGAGCAAGGGAACATCTGCTCGCACGGGACGTGTGTGCCGCTCTTGCCATGCGAGGGCGACGATGACTGCTCGAACGACACGACCTGCGTGCCGGGCGAGGGCTGCTTGCCGTGGGATCAGGGGATGCCGCCGTACGACGAGGCGTGCATCAACGTGATCGCGGCGGGCATCTTCGCACCGAAGGTGAAGTGCGAGTTCACCGCGGCGCCCGCGGGAGACCCCTTCCCGGGGCACCTGGACGTGCAGGCGACGCCCATCGTGGTGAACTTCAACGTGCCGTCGAACGCAGGGCCGCCCAGCATCGCGGCGTCGTTCACGGTCACGGTGCAGAGCAGCTTCACCGAGGACCAAGGGGTCATCCGCGTGCTGCGCGGGACCGACTGCTCGCTCGAGGCGAACCTCGGTGGGACCGATCTCGACGGCGATGGGGTGGTCGACTGGGTGGTGTCGTCGGCATCGCTCGCGGCCGGGGATCTCGACGGCGACGGGAGCGCGGAGATCGTGGCCTACGGGGCGGACGGGTCGACGATGGCGTTCACGCGCAAGCAGGGCACGTGGTCGCTGCTCTGGAAAGCGCCGCATCCGGCAGGCGCGGTGTGGAACCCATGCACCCCGAACAACCACCGCTGCAGCCGGGGGTGGGCAGGGCCGGCGATCCACGATCTGGACGACGATGGGGTGCCGGAGGTGCTGCGCGAGGCGGCGGTCTTCGGCGCCGACGGGACGTTCCTGTCGGCGTCGCCGCCAGGCTACCAGAGCTACTCGCAGGGGCTGCTCTCGGTGACGGCGAACCTGGACGACGACCCGGCGATCGAGACGACGAACGGGGCGCGCATCTGGGAGTGGACGAAGAACGGATGGGTGCTGGAGCCGTACTTCCCGGGGGCGAGCGCGGCAGCGCCAGGGCACGTGGCGGTGGCGGACTTCGGGGCGTACGGCGGCGACGGGGTGCCGGCCGATGCGCCGGAGCTGGCGGTCGTGCGGTCGAGCACGGTGCGGGTGTACGCGCGCGATGGGCAGCTCGCGATGCCGCAGGTGGCGGTGCCGGGCCAGGGGGGCGGTGGTCCGCCGACGATCTCGGACTTCGACGGCGATGGGCTCGTGGAGGTCGCGGTCGCGGGCGAGGAGTTCTACACGATCTACGACATCGACTGCGGGCCTTCACCACGTCCGAACGGGGTGTGCTCGCAGGCCGTGTGTGAGTTCGCGCCCGACGGGGTGTGCCCGGCCGAGGGGTACATTGCGTGGTCGCGAAGGACGCAGGACATCTCGTCGAACGTCACCGGGTCGAGCGTGTTCGACTTCGAGGCCGACGGGGTGAGCGAGGTGGTGTACGGCGACGAGTGCTTCACGCGCGTCTACAACGGGCAGACCGGGGACGTGCTGTTCAGCCAGTACCGCTCGTCGTGCACCTGGTACGAGAACCCGATCATCGCCGACGTGGACGGGAACTTCCGCGCCGACCTGGTGGTGCCGTCGAACAAGGCGTGCTCGCCGACGAGCAACGGGCGCCCCTGCGTGGGGCTCGAAGCGAACAACGTCGACCCGCAGTTCCCGGGGCTGCGCTGCCAGCAGAGCGCGGACTGCACGTCGGGCGTGTGCGACAGCGGGTTCTGCCGCTGCATCGCGACGGCGCAGTGCTGCACCGCGAACGACGACGCCACGTGCATCGCGGAGGGTCACTTCTGCGCGCCGCCGCCCGCAGGGACACCGGGCTCGGGCAACACGTGCCGCGCGGCGCACCCGTCCGGGGTCGCAGGGATCCGGGTGTACTCGGACGCGAACGACAAGTGGGTCCGGTCGCGGACGATCTGGAACCAGCACGCGTACGCCGTCACGCACGTGAACGAGGACGGGACGATCCCGCGGAGCAGCCAGTGGATGGCGAACTGGAAGCAGCCGACGCTGAACAACTTCCGGCAGAACGTGCCCGGCACGCCGAACGGGACGGCGACGGGTGACGTGACGGCGGGGGCGTCGAACACGGCGCTCTGCTCGGGGTCCGGTGTGGATCTGCGGGCGCCGATCTGCAACCGGGGCGCAGACAGCATCGGGACGGGGCTGTCGGTGGGGTTCTACGTGAACGGGACGAGCGTGTGCGCGACCGAGACGAGCCAGGCCTTGGCCCCCGGGGAGTGCGAGACGGTGTCCTGCGTGTGGTCGTCACCGCCCGTGACGCAAGGTGCAGCGGTCGATGTGGCGGTGATCCCGAACGACAACCACGCCTACGCGGAGTGCAAGGACGACAACAACCAGGGGGTGGTGCTGGGCGTGTTCTGTACGCCGCCCCAGTAG
- a CDS encoding RNA 2'-phosphotransferase, whose protein sequence is MSKERDFLVSLSKRVSHALRHEPWLYELELDQEGWVLVDDLLDALREDQGPWAALKRNDLARMIASADKKRYELEGDRIRALYGHSVPDVLRRTPALPPMTLFHGTSPAAVEIILAEGLKPMRRQHVHLSVDRVTAVQVGKRRAMLPVLLAVQAQVAHTEGVSFYEGNDKVWLADVIPAQFIAVVDDEG, encoded by the coding sequence ATGTCGAAGGAACGCGATTTTCTCGTCTCGCTGAGCAAGCGTGTCTCGCACGCCCTCCGCCATGAGCCCTGGCTCTACGAGCTGGAACTCGATCAGGAGGGCTGGGTCCTCGTGGACGACCTGCTCGACGCGCTGCGCGAGGATCAGGGCCCCTGGGCTGCGCTGAAGCGCAATGATCTGGCCCGGATGATCGCCTCGGCGGACAAGAAGCGCTACGAGCTCGAAGGCGATCGCATCCGGGCGCTCTATGGTCACTCGGTGCCGGACGTCCTGCGCCGCACGCCGGCTCTGCCCCCGATGACGCTCTTCCACGGCACGTCCCCCGCGGCGGTGGAGATCATCCTCGCCGAGGGCCTGAAGCCGATGCGTCGGCAGCATGTGCACCTGTCCGTCGACCGGGTTACGGCAGTGCAGGTCGGAAAGCGCAGAGCGATGCTGCCCGTGCTCCTCGCGGTGCAAGCGCAGGTCGCCCACACGGAAGGGGTCTCGTTCTACGAGGGCAACGACAAGGTGTGGCTGGCCGACGTGATCCCGGCGCAGTTCATCGCGGTGGTCGACGACGAAGGGTGA
- a CDS encoding DUF4365 domain-containing protein has product MLTDNDVKEHLALAYVYAVATRARCSFDQPRVDRDSIDVKLGFRNDGDPEAVLRSPELALQVKACTTAPTSDADLTFFLKRKNHHDLVKRAQTPRLLVVVHLPSDPAEWLHLSEQQLVLRRCGYWLDLKGHTPTMNETGETVRLPRHQIFDPPTLERLMRCAARQEDLR; this is encoded by the coding sequence ATGCTCACGGATAACGACGTCAAAGAGCACCTCGCACTGGCCTATGTGTACGCCGTTGCGACACGAGCGCGCTGCTCCTTCGACCAGCCACGCGTGGACCGCGACAGCATTGACGTCAAGCTCGGCTTCCGCAACGACGGGGACCCCGAGGCGGTTCTGCGCTCCCCGGAGCTCGCTCTGCAAGTGAAGGCATGCACGACGGCACCGACCTCGGATGCCGATCTCACATTCTTTCTCAAGCGGAAGAACCATCACGACCTGGTCAAGCGAGCCCAGACGCCGCGGCTGCTCGTGGTCGTTCATCTCCCGAGCGATCCTGCGGAGTGGCTCCACCTCTCGGAACAGCAGCTCGTGCTGCGCCGCTGTGGCTACTGGCTCGATCTGAAGGGGCATACCCCCACGATGAATGAGACAGGCGAGACGGTTCGCTTGCCCCGTCATCAGATCTTCGACCCGCCCACGCTGGAGCGGCTCATGCGGTGCGCAGCGCGTCAGGAGGACCTACGATGA
- a CDS encoding NADAR domain-containing protein — protein sequence MTIYFYLPRDEWGFLSNFSPHGVALDGTYWPTVEHFFQAAKFTETDPAHAVRIQRAHKPKDAARLGRDRGHPLRCDWEEVKDDVMRRGVRCKFETHDELRRALLDTGDAELVEASPTDFYWGCGNDGSGLNRLGLILMEVRAALRATPAVESPVDPSDGRLTPKGRRH from the coding sequence GTGACGATCTACTTCTACCTGCCACGAGACGAGTGGGGCTTCCTCTCGAACTTCTCCCCGCACGGGGTCGCGCTCGATGGCACCTACTGGCCGACCGTGGAGCACTTCTTCCAGGCGGCGAAGTTCACGGAGACGGACCCGGCGCACGCGGTGCGGATCCAGCGCGCCCACAAGCCGAAGGACGCCGCGCGGCTCGGGCGCGATCGCGGGCACCCGCTCCGGTGCGACTGGGAAGAGGTCAAGGACGACGTCATGCGGCGGGGGGTGCGGTGCAAGTTCGAGACACACGATGAGCTGCGGCGTGCGCTGCTCGACACGGGGGATGCGGAGCTCGTGGAGGCGTCGCCCACGGACTTCTACTGGGGCTGCGGGAACGATGGCTCTGGGCTCAACCGGCTCGGCCTGATCCTGATGGAGGTGCGGGCAGCGCTGCGCGCCACGCCAGCCGTCGAGAGCCCTGTTGACCCGTCGGACGGACGACTCACGCCCAAAGGAAGGCGTCACTGA
- a CDS encoding DUF4215 domain-containing protein, whose product MMNRPYLHPSKRLVQAATVLCSLLGGAGCELIAVVDRGQIPTESSSTSSGGGGGQGGADGEGGAGAQGGAGGNQGGGGHGGSGGDGGSGGDGGSGGDGGSGGDGGSGGQGGGGNGGGGHGGDGGGGVGGQGGSGGQGGGSASCVMPSDCPTPANECQVPTCVNAACGVANAPSGAPVANQVPGDCQRLVCDGSGGTTQEIDDTDIHDDGLDCTLEGCSAGVPTSNPAPAGTACDDASGVVCDGAGACVLSFCGDGVVSGNEVCDDGNQNDCDGCRADCSAMETGCGDGFVCGAETCDDGNTVGGDGCSAVCTAEGVIAVAPGELHTCALLGDGTVKCWGANTAGRLGLGDTAHRGDGAGEMGASLPAVDLGTGELAVAIAAGGSHTCALLAGGSIKCWGSNSFGELGLGDTAHRGDEPGEMGDALPAVDLGTGRTATALTVGYRHACALLDDGSVKCWGSGQNGRLGLGDTASRGNGNGQMGDLLPTVDLGTGRTAKAISAGAFHTCVVLDDDSVKCWGVNSRGQLGLGDMLLRGDEPGEMGNALPVVALGAGRTAKAITTGYEHTCALLDDDRVKCWGNGFNGRLGQGDQEHRGDGPGEMGNALPAVDLGTGLTARSIRAGEFHTCALLSNATVKCWGMGTYGQLGLGDNAHRGDAAGEMGDALPAVDLGAGFSIAAVHVGAQHSCARSQTATVKCWGHGGQGRLGQGNTANRGKAAGEMGDQLPVIPVL is encoded by the coding sequence ATGATGAACCGACCCTACCTGCATCCATCGAAACGACTCGTCCAGGCAGCCACGGTGCTCTGCAGCCTTCTCGGAGGAGCAGGCTGTGAGTTGATCGCCGTCGTCGACAGGGGCCAGATTCCCACCGAGTCCAGCTCGACGAGCTCGGGTGGCGGCGGAGGCCAGGGCGGAGCCGATGGCGAGGGCGGCGCGGGCGCACAGGGCGGTGCGGGGGGCAACCAGGGGGGGGGTGGTCATGGCGGCAGTGGTGGCGATGGCGGCAGTGGTGGCGATGGCGGCAGTGGTGGCGATGGCGGCAGTGGTGGCGATGGCGGCAGTGGTGGCCAAGGGGGCGGTGGGAATGGCGGAGGCGGTCACGGTGGCGATGGCGGTGGCGGTGTCGGCGGCCAGGGAGGCAGCGGCGGCCAGGGAGGCGGCAGCGCCTCCTGCGTGATGCCGAGCGATTGCCCCACCCCTGCGAACGAGTGTCAGGTGCCCACGTGCGTCAACGCGGCCTGTGGTGTCGCGAACGCCCCTTCAGGCGCACCTGTCGCAAACCAGGTCCCTGGTGACTGCCAGCGGCTCGTCTGCGATGGCAGCGGTGGCACGACCCAGGAGATCGACGACACCGACATCCACGACGACGGCCTCGACTGCACCCTCGAAGGCTGCTCTGCGGGCGTGCCCACCTCGAATCCAGCGCCTGCGGGCACGGCGTGCGATGACGCCTCGGGGGTCGTCTGTGATGGCGCGGGCGCTTGCGTCCTCTCGTTCTGCGGCGACGGTGTGGTCTCGGGCAACGAGGTCTGCGACGACGGCAACCAGAACGACTGCGACGGCTGCCGCGCCGACTGCAGCGCCATGGAGACGGGCTGTGGTGACGGTTTCGTCTGCGGTGCCGAGACCTGCGACGACGGCAATACCGTCGGTGGCGATGGCTGCTCCGCGGTCTGCACGGCCGAAGGTGTCATCGCGGTTGCGCCGGGCGAACTCCACACCTGTGCGCTGCTCGGTGACGGCACCGTCAAGTGCTGGGGCGCAAATACCGCGGGTCGCCTCGGCCTTGGTGACACCGCGCACCGCGGTGACGGCGCGGGCGAGATGGGCGCGAGCTTGCCCGCCGTGGACCTCGGCACCGGCGAGCTCGCCGTCGCCATCGCCGCTGGCGGCTCGCACACCTGTGCGCTGCTCGCTGGCGGGAGCATCAAGTGCTGGGGCTCCAACAGCTTCGGCGAGCTGGGCCTCGGGGACACTGCGCACCGGGGCGACGAGCCGGGAGAAATGGGTGACGCGCTGCCCGCGGTCGACCTGGGCACGGGCCGCACCGCCACGGCCCTCACCGTCGGCTACCGCCACGCCTGCGCGCTGCTCGACGACGGCAGCGTCAAGTGCTGGGGCTCCGGGCAGAACGGCCGCCTCGGCCTGGGCGACACGGCGAGCCGAGGGAACGGCAACGGACAGATGGGGGACCTGTTGCCCACGGTCGATCTGGGCACGGGCCGCACCGCCAAGGCCATCTCTGCAGGCGCCTTCCACACCTGCGTCGTGCTCGACGACGACAGCGTGAAGTGCTGGGGCGTGAACTCCCGCGGCCAGCTCGGCCTGGGCGACATGCTCCTCCGCGGTGACGAGCCGGGCGAGATGGGCAATGCGCTGCCCGTGGTCGCGCTGGGCGCGGGCCGCACCGCGAAGGCCATCACCACGGGCTACGAGCACACCTGCGCGCTGCTCGACGACGACCGCGTGAAGTGCTGGGGCAACGGCTTCAACGGCCGCCTCGGCCAGGGCGACCAGGAGCACCGTGGCGACGGCCCGGGCGAGATGGGCAACGCGCTGCCCGCCGTCGACCTGGGCACCGGCCTCACCGCGCGCTCGATCCGCGCCGGCGAGTTCCACACCTGCGCGCTCCTGAGCAACGCCACCGTGAAGTGCTGGGGCATGGGGACGTACGGCCAGCTCGGTCTCGGCGACAACGCGCACCGTGGCGACGCGGCCGGCGAGATGGGTGACGCGCTGCCCGCGGTCGACCTGGGCGCTGGCTTCTCGATCGCCGCCGTGCACGTCGGCGCCCAGCACTCGTGCGCCCGCTCCCAGACCGCGACCGTGAAGTGCTGGGGCCACGGTGGCCAGGGCCGCCTCGGCCAGGGCAACACCGCGAACCGTGGCAAGGCCGCGGGCGAGATGGGCGATCAGCTCCCCGTGATCCCGGTGCTCTGA
- a CDS encoding VIT domain-containing protein — MARAHSVERAGRWVGSFSLLGAVGAVGVVGVVGAVGALGVDEHAELKGAAVGVEGLHRTLDEVAEHAAAQRVAAVWAGQGAGEGSGDDAPRGFGRMTARVPGTERVISGVRLVSHHVSATVRDGFARTTIEEEFQNDTGQVLEGRYVFPLPPDASISRLALYVGDELIEGEIVERPQAARIFKGIVDDTVRPRDPALLEWVSASEFSLKIFPIPARGKRKVVLAYDQALTSETRGSRGEVRYVYPLALGADRATGIDDFSIKVKVAERGGLSDVASPGYAASLRGDDEGSLVQFAAQGFTPTADFVVSYRKAPDAEEAPVAYAPSSAPARRRGPGKGSHAGPAAATARHGNQAHAAPATSAQADDDAGAPGYFALRLRAELPEGMQAPEARRDRAIVIDVSHSQSTETVEEEARLATGIVRSLRPGERFVVLACDSDCAAWPEDGLGVAGSAEAVAVEGWLRARVPQGSSDLAGSILAAARRLAPDGAGQVVVIGDGAVSSGELSGPRIAARVAPVLRQQGVELRFLGLGRSVDEVMLGGLSRALGATYERVSTGAPLRTRGPEVVASLRAPVIQDPQLTLPEGMSEVYPRQLPNLRVGQEVVVTGRVAAKSAAGVTLRGTLAGAPYTRELRVSWPEGKAGHNPLVPRLWAKAKISELERETSAGAGMEALVLAKEHHVMTRGAAMLVLESERMFAEFGIGRTAKRAVDLVEDPFAARGHGRLGGSSGGNAAGEPSSASTKTPMEPQRKDASPSGGTVGDPWEAQGNLWGERAEAQEGPALSGTGRGGGGTGDGAIGLGKVGVIGHGAGTSAGTGSGFGSGASGRLGGSHRMPSPRLRAGETTVNGRLPPEVIQRIVRQNFGRFRLCYDAGLQRNPELEGRVTVRFAINAEGSAVGVGDGGSSLPDATVVGCVVQAFRGLSFPSPEGGVVMVTYPIQFNPPREPERSGLTWEPSLQTVAPRYEPVRPSAVHRPPTGAGSVAEATLASLREGVEREGASRQKHAALVRQLLVAGRVEEALTAATRFARMDPDLEIARELLAGAAAASGRAALALTAMDALSVGGPREMKHHLRAAKAFEAAGEERRACAHWRALGELRPSSDEHMYEALRCRARALGEVAEVLAEARAMEGSGANVRGLIAALEAGRAPGFDAAGGGRGPFMAKVVCSGEPSACPWVAVVTPSGAVVSPWTPGPGRASRGEIALSHLMNGTFRVIAAGGKSGSGAQVELLTLGASRSFAVEGVEAHTVAMTTVSGLGW, encoded by the coding sequence ATGGCGCGCGCACACAGCGTGGAACGGGCAGGTCGGTGGGTGGGGAGCTTTTCGCTGCTCGGCGCGGTGGGGGCGGTCGGCGTGGTCGGCGTGGTCGGCGCCGTGGGCGCCCTCGGCGTGGACGAGCACGCCGAGCTGAAGGGGGCAGCGGTGGGGGTGGAAGGGCTGCACCGGACGCTGGACGAGGTGGCAGAGCATGCCGCAGCGCAGCGGGTGGCGGCAGTCTGGGCAGGTCAGGGAGCCGGCGAAGGGAGCGGGGACGACGCGCCGCGGGGGTTCGGGCGGATGACGGCGCGGGTGCCTGGGACCGAGCGCGTGATCTCCGGGGTGCGGCTGGTGTCGCACCACGTGAGCGCGACGGTGCGGGACGGGTTCGCGCGGACGACCATCGAGGAGGAGTTCCAGAACGACACGGGACAGGTGCTGGAGGGACGGTACGTGTTCCCACTGCCGCCGGACGCGAGCATCTCGCGGCTCGCGCTGTACGTGGGCGACGAGCTGATCGAGGGAGAGATCGTGGAGCGGCCGCAAGCGGCGAGGATCTTCAAGGGGATCGTCGACGATACGGTGCGGCCGCGGGACCCGGCGCTGCTGGAGTGGGTGAGCGCATCGGAGTTCTCGCTGAAGATCTTTCCGATCCCGGCGCGAGGGAAGCGCAAGGTGGTGCTGGCCTACGATCAGGCGCTGACGTCGGAGACGCGGGGGTCGCGCGGGGAGGTGCGGTACGTGTACCCGCTGGCCCTCGGTGCGGACCGGGCGACGGGGATCGACGATTTCTCGATCAAGGTGAAGGTCGCCGAGCGCGGTGGGCTGTCGGATGTGGCGTCACCTGGCTACGCGGCGAGCTTGCGCGGCGATGACGAGGGATCCCTGGTGCAGTTCGCGGCGCAGGGCTTCACACCGACGGCCGACTTCGTGGTGAGCTACCGGAAGGCGCCGGACGCAGAGGAGGCGCCAGTGGCGTACGCGCCGTCGAGCGCGCCTGCGCGGAGGCGTGGTCCCGGGAAGGGCTCGCACGCCGGGCCAGCAGCAGCCACGGCGAGGCACGGGAACCAGGCGCACGCGGCGCCGGCCACCTCGGCGCAGGCCGACGACGATGCGGGAGCGCCGGGCTACTTCGCGCTGCGCCTCCGGGCGGAGCTGCCGGAGGGAATGCAGGCGCCCGAGGCGCGGCGGGATCGGGCCATCGTGATCGACGTGAGCCACAGCCAGTCGACGGAGACGGTGGAGGAAGAGGCGCGGCTGGCGACGGGCATCGTGCGCTCGCTGCGACCCGGGGAGCGCTTCGTGGTGCTGGCGTGCGACAGCGACTGCGCGGCATGGCCCGAAGACGGGCTCGGGGTGGCAGGGAGCGCAGAGGCGGTGGCGGTGGAGGGGTGGCTTCGCGCTCGGGTGCCGCAGGGGTCGTCGGACCTCGCGGGGTCGATCCTCGCGGCAGCGCGGCGGCTGGCACCGGACGGTGCCGGGCAGGTGGTGGTGATCGGGGACGGGGCGGTGTCGTCGGGGGAACTCTCGGGTCCGCGGATCGCGGCGCGGGTCGCGCCGGTGCTGCGGCAGCAAGGGGTGGAGCTGCGGTTTCTGGGGCTGGGGCGCTCGGTGGACGAGGTGATGCTCGGGGGGCTGTCGCGGGCGCTGGGGGCGACGTACGAGCGGGTGTCGACGGGGGCGCCGCTGCGAACGCGAGGGCCGGAGGTGGTGGCGTCGCTGCGGGCGCCGGTGATCCAGGATCCGCAGCTCACGTTGCCCGAGGGGATGTCGGAGGTGTACCCGCGGCAGCTCCCGAACCTGCGGGTGGGGCAAGAGGTGGTGGTGACCGGGCGGGTGGCGGCGAAGTCGGCCGCCGGAGTGACGCTGCGCGGGACGCTGGCCGGGGCACCGTACACGCGGGAGCTGCGGGTTTCATGGCCGGAGGGGAAAGCGGGGCACAACCCGCTGGTACCGCGGCTGTGGGCGAAGGCGAAGATCTCGGAGCTGGAACGCGAGACGAGCGCGGGCGCGGGGATGGAAGCGTTGGTGCTGGCGAAGGAGCACCACGTGATGACGCGCGGCGCGGCGATGCTGGTGCTGGAGAGCGAGCGGATGTTCGCGGAGTTCGGGATCGGGCGGACGGCGAAGCGCGCCGTGGATCTGGTGGAGGATCCGTTCGCTGCGCGGGGTCACGGCCGGCTCGGAGGCAGCAGCGGAGGCAACGCGGCAGGTGAACCGTCGTCGGCATCGACGAAGACGCCCATGGAGCCGCAACGCAAGGATGCATCGCCATCGGGCGGGACGGTCGGGGACCCGTGGGAGGCGCAAGGGAATCTGTGGGGTGAGCGCGCAGAGGCGCAAGAGGGGCCAGCGCTGAGCGGGACGGGGCGCGGCGGCGGTGGGACAGGGGACGGGGCGATCGGGCTGGGGAAGGTGGGGGTGATCGGGCACGGCGCAGGGACGTCGGCGGGTACCGGGTCGGGGTTCGGGTCGGGTGCGAGCGGCCGCCTGGGGGGTTCGCACCGGATGCCGTCGCCCAGGTTGCGGGCGGGGGAAACGACGGTGAACGGGAGGCTTCCGCCGGAGGTGATCCAGCGGATCGTGCGCCAGAACTTCGGGCGGTTCCGGCTCTGCTACGACGCGGGGTTGCAACGGAATCCCGAGCTCGAAGGGCGGGTGACGGTGCGGTTCGCGATCAACGCGGAGGGGTCGGCGGTCGGGGTCGGCGATGGGGGGAGCAGTCTCCCGGACGCGACGGTGGTGGGGTGCGTGGTGCAAGCGTTCCGGGGGCTCTCGTTCCCGTCGCCCGAGGGGGGGGTGGTGATGGTGACGTACCCGATCCAGTTCAACCCTCCGCGAGAGCCAGAGCGGTCGGGCCTGACCTGGGAGCCGAGTCTGCAGACCGTGGCACCCCGCTACGAGCCGGTGCGACCGAGCGCGGTGCACCGGCCGCCGACGGGTGCGGGCTCGGTGGCGGAAGCGACGCTGGCGAGCTTGCGGGAGGGGGTGGAGCGCGAGGGCGCGAGCCGGCAGAAGCACGCAGCGCTGGTGCGGCAGCTGCTCGTGGCGGGGCGGGTCGAGGAAGCGTTGACGGCGGCGACGCGCTTCGCGCGGATGGATCCAGATCTGGAGATTGCGCGGGAGCTTCTGGCCGGGGCGGCAGCAGCGAGTGGTCGGGCGGCGCTCGCGCTGACGGCGATGGACGCGCTGTCGGTGGGGGGGCCGCGAGAAATGAAACACCACCTGCGCGCGGCGAAGGCGTTCGAAGCAGCGGGTGAGGAGCGGCGAGCCTGCGCCCACTGGCGGGCGCTCGGGGAGCTGCGGCCGAGCAGCGACGAGCACATGTACGAGGCGCTGCGGTGCCGGGCGCGAGCGCTCGGGGAGGTGGCGGAGGTACTGGCCGAGGCGCGGGCGATGGAGGGGTCAGGCGCGAATGTGCGCGGGTTGATCGCAGCGCTCGAAGCAGGTCGGGCGCCAGGGTTCGATGCAGCTGGTGGGGGTCGGGGACCTTTCATGGCCAAGGTGGTGTGCTCGGGGGAGCCCTCGGCATGCCCGTGGGTCGCGGTGGTGACGCCGAGTGGCGCAGTGGTGTCGCCGTGGACGCCAGGTCCAGGACGCGCGTCACGGGGCGAGATTGCGCTGTCGCACCTGATGAACGGGACGTTCCGCGTGATCGCTGCTGGAGGGAAATCAGGAAGCGGCGCGCAGGTGGAGCTGCTGACGCTGGGGGCTTCGCGGTCGTTCGCGGTGGAGGGCGTGGAGGCGCACACGGTGGCGATGACGACGGTGAGCGGGCTGGGATGGTGA